One Carassius auratus strain Wakin chromosome 3, ASM336829v1, whole genome shotgun sequence genomic region harbors:
- the LOC113048032 gene encoding uncharacterized protein K02A2.6-like produces the protein MALIGRVEEFKESREDFASYLERFELWLLANEIKTEKQVSVFLACIGPETYGLLKNLVIPQKPAEMTYKELTDTLKSHYQPKPLVIAERFRFQKRDQKEGESVTEYIVAIRQLSKDCEYGTHLDDALRDRLVSGLSAESIQRKLLAERELTFARACEIALTMEMASKNSLEILGKVQAAAVNQVFKSYPGSKGQRQFRHGNENPKLKNYQEGDSEQRCYRCGGGGHSPQECRFKNEKCHACSKTGHISRACRNRRQTAKAQYVEREDHNVDSEDDSLGVFTVYMASSGDGGIKVNVKVCEQDISMQLDTGAAVSLASEVLHQNTFPHLPIEKSNIRLKAYSGEIIPLLGCVQAPVQYGDQKATLPLIIVKGNRPALFGRNWLEKLKLDWRNIFTVEKEMKHTDPDLQAVLQRHSVVFSEKVSAIEEFRATIRMQPDSLKEAVEKELDRLEKEGIVSKVDRSKLGAPIVVVPKADKSIRICGDYKVTINNQLEVETYPLPNTEDLFATLAGGKCFSKLDLSHAYQQLRLDKDSEEYLTINTHRGLYRYHRLSYGVASALSIFQSVMDQILQGQEGVTCFLDDILITADTKALHLKRLDAVLSALARYGLRAKLAKCRFLQSSVEYLGHRIDQEGLHPTQHKVEAIVNAPKPTNVSELRAYLGLLNYYGRFLRNLSSVLQPLHTLLKKEEKWSWTPACEEAFKKGKEMLLSSTVLVHYDTEKPLRLACDAYPYGVGAVISHVMDNGDERPVAFASRTLTEAEQKYAQIEKEALAIIYGVKKFHKYLYGRKFTLITDHKPLLAILGPKSAVPTLAALRMQRWALILMAYSYELEYKKSSDHLNADAMSRLPMTGLDNTAQESNIFYFSHVEELPVTAQDIKVGTSRDPLLSKVWSFTMNGWPNYLNDESLKPYFLRRHELSADQGCVLWGLRVIVPQRHRLQILKDLHHEHPGICKMKALARSYVWWPGLDGEIENLVQNCAVCQAVQNVPAVAPLHPWRWPARVWQRIHLDFAEKDRQYYLVIVDSHSKWLEVFHMTSTTSSRTIEVLRNLFAAYGLPEEVVSDNGPQFASAEFKQFLDKNGVKQTLVPPYHPSSNGAAERSVQILKRALVKQVLDASGQPSISLQHRLSNFLLMYRATPHSVTGRSPAELFLKREIRTRFSLLRPDLSSTMEHQQAKQKLYHDKERLKLREFQENDQVRVKNFRGGEEKWTAATVINRLGPVTYRVWEGNRQRSVHVDHMLGRKGDLKERESCALVEGRDFTSEASPEPDPVSACGVKLPDSDSSEKGVCLGPALSGNVTSTQGSHSSTAAVSSGVEPRGNPERLRNAPKRLDL, from the coding sequence ATGGCGCTAATAGGACGAGTGGAAGAGTTCAAGGAGTCGCGGGAGGATTTCGCTTCCTACCTGGAGAGATTTGAACTATGGCTACTGGCAAacgaaataaaaacagaaaaacaggtCAGTGTATTCTTAGCGTGCATTGGACCAGAAACTTATGGACTGCTGAAGAACTTGGTAATACCGCAGAAGCCTGCCGAAATGACTTATAAAGAGTTGACGGACACATTGAAATCACATTATCAGCCGAAGCCTTTGGTCATAGCGGAGAGATTCCGTTTTCAAAAACGTGATCAAAAAGAAGGAGAGTCAGTGACGGAGTACATAGTGGCAATAAGACAATTGTCGAAGGATTGTGAATATGGGACTCACTTAGATGACGCATTGAGAGATCGCCTTGTGAGTGGACTGTCTGCTGAATCGATTCAAAGAAAATTACTGGCGGAAAGAGAGCTGACGTTTGCCCGTGCATGTGAGATAGCGTTGACAATGGAGATGGCGTCGAAGAATTCTCTTGAAATCTTGGGAAAAGTACAGGCTGCAGCTGTAAATCAAGTTTTTAAATCATATCCTGGAAGCAAAGGACAACGCCAGTTTAGACATGGAAATGAGAATCCAAAACTGAAAAATTATCAGGAAGGGGACAGCGAACAGAGATGTTACCGTTGTGGGGGAGGGGGACACTCACCTCAGGAATGCCggtttaaaaatgagaaatgtcatGCGTGCTCCAAGACAGGGCATATTTCCAGAGCATGTCGGAATAGAAGACAGACTGCCAAGGCCCAGTACGTGGAAAGGGAGGATCACAATGTAGACAGTGAAGATGACTCGTTAGGGGTTTTTACAGTTTACATGGCATCCAGTGGGGATGGAGGCATTAAAGTTAATGTGAAAGTGTGTGAACAGGACATTAGTATGCAGTTGGATACTGGTGCGGCAGTGTCTCTTGCATCTGAAGTGTTGCACCAAAATACTTTTCCACATTTACCCATTGAAAAGTCCAACATCAGATTAAAAGCGTACTCAGGAGAAATAATTCCTCTTCTTGGCTGTGTTCAGGCACCAGTACAGTACGGGGACCAGAAAGCTACATTGCCTCTCATCATAGTGAAAGGAAATAGGCCGGCTCTGTTTGGCCGAAATTGGTTGGAGAAGCTGAAGCTGGACTGGAGGAATATTTTCACAGTCGAAAAAGAAATGAAACACACTGACCCGGACTTACAAGCAGTACTGCAGCGCCACTCTGTGGTGTTTTCGGAGAAGGTCAGTGCCATAGAGGAGTTCAGAGCAACAATAAGAATGCAGCCGGATTCATTGAAAGAGGCGGTGGAAAAAGAGCTGGATAGGTTAGAAAAAGAGGGAATAGTTTCCAAAGTGGATCGTAGCAAATTGGGGGCCCCGATCGTAGTGGTACCGAAGGCCGATAAATCCATCCGCATCTGTGGGGATTACAAGGTCACGATAAATAACCAGCTGGAAGTAGAGACTTATCCCCTGCCCAATACTGAGGATTTATTTGCGACTCTAGCAGGAGGAAAGTGTTTCTCAAAGTTAGATCTTTCTCATGCTTACCAGCAGTTGAGATTGGACAAAGACTCTGAAGAGTATTTAACCATTAATACTCACAGAGGACTGTACCGCTACCATCGTCTCAGCTATGGGGTTGCCAGCGCACTGTCAATTTTTCAATCAGTGATGGACCAGATTCTACAAGGACAAGAAGGTGTGACTTGTTTTCTAGATGACATCTTGATCACAGCCGACACAAAAGCCTTGCACTTAAAAAGGCTGGATGCAGTGCTGAGCGCTCTTGCACGCTATGGTTTGAGAGCAAAGTTGGCCAAGTGCAGATTTCTACAGTCAAGTGTAGAGTATTTGGGGCATCGGATAGATCAGGAAGGCCTGCACCCCACGCAGCACAAAGTGGAGGCTATTGTAAATGCCCCAAAGCCCACAAATGTGTCTGAGTTGCGTGCTTATTTGGGGCTGTTGAACTATTATGGCCGTTTTCTGAGAAACTTGTCTAGTGTGCTACAGCCATTGCACACTCTgctaaaaaaagaggaaaaatggAGCTGGACACCTGCATGTGAGGAAGCCTTCAAGAAAGGTAAAGAAATGTTGCTGAGCAGCACAGTTCTGGTACATTATGACACAGAGAAGCCATTGAGATTGGCATGTGACGCATACCCGTACGGGGTGGGGGCAGTCATTTCTCATGTGATGGACAATGGGGATGAGAGACCAGTTGCGTTCGCCTCGCGTACTCTTACGGAGGCTGAGCAAAAGTATGCGCAAATAGAAAAAGAGGCGCTGGCAATCATTTATGGAGTGAAGAAATTTCACAAGTATCTATATGGACGCAAATTTACTCTCATCACTGATCACAAACCGTTGCTGGCTATTTTGGGGCCAAAATCAGCTGTGCCTACATTGGCAGCTTTGCGCATGCAGCGCTGGGCGTTGATTCTCATGGCTTACAGTTATGAGCTAGAATACAAAAAGTCATCGGACCACCTTAATGCTGACGCGATGTCCAGACTTCCCATGACCGGGTTGGACAACACAGCACAAGAATCCAACATTTTCTACTTCTCACACGTGGAAGAGTTGCCAGTAACAGCTCAGGACATAAAAGTAGGCACCAGTAGAGATCCGTTGCTGAGCAAGGTTTGGAGCTTCACCATGAATGGATGGCCTAATTACCTGAATGATGAAAGCCTGAAACCGTACTTTCTCAGGAGGCATGAGCTGTCAGCCGATCAAGGTTGTGTTTTGTGGGGTCTCAGAGTCATTGTTCCTCAAAGGCACCGGCTGCAGATTCTCAAAGATCTGCACCATGAACACCCCGGCATCTGTAAGATGAAGGCCCTAGCTCGCAGCTATGTATGGTGGCCAGGGTTGGATGGCGAGATTGAGAACTTGGTCCAAAACTGTGCTGTGTGTCAGGCCGTGCAGAATGTACCTGCAGTGGCACCACTCCATCCCTGGCGGTGGCCTGCCAGAGTGTGGCAGAGAATCCATCTGGACTTCGCGGAGAAGGATAGACAGTACTACCTGGTGATAGTGGACAGTCATTCTAAATGGTTGGAGGTTTTCCACATGACCTCCACAACGTCAAGCCGAACCATAGAGGTGTTGCGCAACCTATTTGCTGCATATGGTCTTCCGGAAGAGGTCGTGTCGGATAATGGACCCCAGTTTGCCTCCGCAGAATTCAAACAGTTCCTTGACAAAAATGGGGTAAAACAAACTTTGGTACCACCATACCACCCATCATCGAATGGAGCAGCTGAGAGATCGGTGCAAATATTGAAGCGGGCTCTTGTGAAGCAGGTTCTAGACGCCAGTGGACAGCCCAGCATCTCGCTGCAGCACAGGCTGTCAAACTTTCTGCTCATGTATAGGGCTACACCGCACTCAGTCACAGGTCGCTCTCCAGCTGAGCTGTTTTTAAAGAGAGAGATTCGCACCCGGTTCAGTCTTTTGAGACCAGATCTGTCGAGCACTATGGAGCATCAGCAGGCAAAACAAAAGCTGTATCATGACAAAGAGAGACTGAAATTGAGAGAGTTTCAGGAAAACGACCAAGTTCGAGTGAAAAATTTCAGGGGAGGAGAAGAGAAATGGACTGCCGCGACTGTCATAAATCGCTTAGGTCCTGTGACATACCGTGTCTGGGAAGGAAACAGACAGCGGTCAGTTCATGTGGACCACATGTTGGGAAGAAAAGGAGACCTCAAGGAACGGGAGTCATGTGCACTTGTTGAGGGCCGAGACTTTACTTCAGAGGCTTCACCAGAGCCTGACCCAGTATCGGCCTGTGGAGTGAAACTGCCTGACTCCGACTCCTCAGAGAAGGGTGTCTGCCTGGGTCCAGCATTGTCAGGCAATGTGACGTCTACTCAGGGCAGCCATAGCAGTACCGCTGCTGTATCTTCCGGAGTGGAGCCAAGGGGAAATCCAGAGAGACTCAGGAATGCTCCCAAGAGACTGGACTtgtaa
- the LOC113048041 gene encoding telethonin-like, producing the protein MQMCTVLEKKGGCVVGAELSCSVKEENPAKKESYTANWRSINMKTRPEDRQSMLMSDNSRRESLSRYWQARPLNQACPSGVVRVGTVDTGIREHQLLPYRNTLPLPIFKPAELGVRLGRGAPHTLEDLPPARVLDGACPDKRPLAQITRDLPPVKPMRMEFAKAPRALGRSMSQEAQRG; encoded by the exons ATGCAGATGTGCACAGTCCTGGAGAAGAAAGGAGGATGTGTGGTTGGAGCCGAGCTCAGCTGCAGTGTGAAGGAGGAAAATCCAGCGAAGAAAGAGAGTTACACCGCTAACTGGCGCAGCATCAATATGAAGACTCGACCTGAGGATCG TCAATCGATGCTGATGTCAGACAACTCTCGCCGGGAGTCCCTGTCCCGTTATTGGCAGGCGCGTCCTCTCAATCAGGCCTGCCCATCGGGTGTTGTCAGGGTGGGCACTGTGGACACAGGTATAAGGGAGCACCAGCTCTTACCCTACAGGAACACCCTGCCCCTGCCCATCTTCAAGCCTGCTGAGCTGGGCGTCCGCCTGGGCCGCGGAGCCCCACACACCCTGGAAGATCTCCCTCCCGCCCGGGTTCTCGACGGAGCCTGTCCTGACAAGAGACCACTGGCACAGATCACCAGGGACCTGCCGCCCGTCAAACCCATGCGAATGGAGTTTGCCAAAGCACCCAGAGCCCTGGGCCGATCCATGTCTCAGGAAGCCCAGAGGGGCTGA